The nucleotide window CAGCAATAGGCGGTGCCGTCGGTCGCCAATCCACACGTATGCACGGAACCCGACGCGAGCGATGCGAACGCAACGTTTCCCGAGATTCTCCGCGGCGTCGCGCTGAGCTGTGTGTTCGTTTCGCCGGTCGCCAACTCGGCGTACTGATTGTCGCCCCAGCAATACGTGTCGCCCGAGAGGAGGATTCCGCAGGCGTGCCAGAAGCCGGCGGAGATCTGGCGGAACTGCAAGTTTCCGGGAATGACCACCGGTGCGGTGCGTTTCAGTGTGTCGCCGGCGCCGAGCTGTCCTCGGCCGTTTTCGCCCCAGCAGTACGCCGTTCCGGCGCTCGAGAGTCCGCAGCCAAACTTTCTGCCGACCGTGATCGACACGAGCGGAACCGGTACCGCGACACGCGACGGTGTCGTGACGATCGCGCCGGTGACGCCCGGCTGGTTGGGATCCTCGCCCCAGCACCACACGGCACCGTTCTGATTCAGGCCGCACGCGGTGAGGCTGCCCGCCGAGATCGCGACGAACGAATGGCCGCCCGCGAGCGGCGATGGGATGCTCTTGTTCGTGGTCGATGAGTCGCCGAGCTGTCCCTGCGCGTCGTTGCCCCAGCAGAACGGGACGGCGGTGGCCGTGACGACGCACACGAAGCTCGAGCCGACCGCGAGAGAAGTCGCCGTCGTCGGGGTGACGCCGCGAAAGCCTCCGGGCGCGGTCGAATCACTTCCGCAGGCGGATAGCAAGGCGGCGACGGCGAGCAGGGCGACGGGAAGGAGCTTGCGCACGATGACGATCCTTGGAATGGGTGCCGGAGCACGTACTTTTCTATGGCGTAGCGTTCCGTCGGTCAAGAGTGAATGCTGCTCCCAGCTGTTCCTCGTCTCGTTCCTATTCGTGAGCGATCGCCATGCGATTTCGACACGCTCTTGTCCTGCTGCTCTCCGCTCTCGCGCCCGTGTTCGCCGGGGCGGCGCATGCGCAAACCATTGCGCCGCGTCTTTCCGACAAGGAGCTCTGGCAGCTCAACACCGACTTCTCGGAGCCGAACGGGTATTTCCGCTCCGACAATTTCCTTTCAAATGAGACGGGATTTCAGTGGGTGATTCCCGAGTTGAAGCGGCGCATTCCGCCCGGCGGCGTGTACCTCGGCGTCGGGCCCGAGCAGAATTTCACGTACATCGTGGCGTTGCAGCCGAAGATCGCGTTCATCTTCGACATCCGGCGCGGCAACATGATCGCCCACCTGATGTACAAGGCCCTGTTTGAAACCTCAGCGGATCGCGCGGAGTTCCTGTCGAAGTTGTTCTCGCGTCCGCGGCCGTCGGGGCTGGATACGGCTTCGACGCCCGCGCAGCTGTTTGCCGCGTACGCCGCGGCGACGCCCGACAGTGCGCTCTTTCGGCGTCAGCTCGCCGAGATAAAATCGTATCTCACGAAGACGCACGGCTTCGTGATGAACGACAGCGACAGCAAATTGATGGACTACACCTACGGCGCGTTTTTCGGCGGCGGCCCGGAGATCAGCTACAACTATCCGAATCGATTTGGCGGCGGCGGCTTCGGCCGGGGCGGCATGCCCACCTACGCCACCCTGCAGCAGGCGACCGATTCGGCTGGAAGGAATTGGGCGTATCTCGCCACCGAAGCCAATTTCCGGTGGTTAAAAGATTTTGAATCAAAGAATCTGCTCGTCCCGATCGTCGCCGATTTCGCCGGACCCAAGGCCATCCGCTCGGTGGGCCAGTATCTCAAGGACCACCATGCGATCGCATCGGCGTTCTATACCTCGAACGTCGAGCAGTATCTGTGGCAGCAGCGCGACGACGCGCAGCGGTTCTATCGCAACGTCGCGACGCTGCCGCTCGACTCGACGAGCACCTTCATTCGCTCGATCGGCGGCGGCTTTCGCGGATACAACTATCCGGTCGCGTCGCCGCAGGCGCGCCTGGGCGGCCGGCTGCCCTCGGTGATCTGCTCGATCGACGACCTGCTCAAGGCCTTCACTGAAGGCCACCTCACCAGCTACGGCGATGTGATCGCATTGTCGAAGTAGCCGGATGACTTCCCCCATTCACATCGTCGGCGGCGGCCTCGCCGGCAGCGAAGCCGCCTGGCAGCTCGCCGAACGCGGCTACGACGTCGTGATCCACGAGATGCGCGGAGTGCGCGGCACGCCCGCGCACAAGACGGATCGCCTCGCGGAGCTCGTGTGCTCGAACACGTTCAAGAGCACCGAAACCTCGAACGCGCACGGACTCCTCAAGGCGGAAATGCGCCTGCTCGGCTCCGTGGTGCTGACGGCGGCCGACGAAGCACGCGTGCCCGGCGGTAGCGCCCTGACGGTCGATCGCGACGTATTCTCGGCCGGTGTACACGCACGATTGACGTCGCATCCGCGCGTAACGGTCGCGCGCGAAGAAATGACGGAACTGCCAAATCCCGGCATCATCGCGACCGGCCCGCTCACCTCCGACGCGCTCGCCGCGGCCATTCGCGCTCGACTTGGGCTCGAGTCGCTCGCGTTCTATGACGCCATCGCACCGATCGTGTCGCGCGAGTCGATCGACGACTCGATCGTGTTTCGAGCGTCGCGATATGGCAAGGAAACCATGGACGACGCCGGAGAAGAGGGCGCATACCTCAACTGCCCCTTCACGCGCGAGCAGTACGAAGCCTTTCTTGACGCACTGATCGCGGCCGACCAGCATCACGGCCACGAGTTCGACGAAGTGCCATACTTCGAGGGCTGCATGCCCGCGGAAGAGATGGCGAAGCGCGGACGCGAGACGCTGCGTTTCGGGCCGATGAAACCCGTCGGCCTTCGCGATCCCCGCACCGGCCGCGACGCGCACGCGATCGTGCAGCTCCGCATGGAGGATCGCGCCGGGCAGATGTGGAACATCGTCGGATTTCAAACCCGGCTTCGTATTCCCGAGCAGCAGCGCGTGTTCCGCCTGATTCCGGGTTTAGAGAACGCTGAATTCCTGCGCTTCGGCTCGATTCACCGGAACTCGTACATCAACTCACCGGCATCGCTGTCATCGCATCTCGCGCTCCGCGACGCGCCAACGACGCTGTTCGCCGGCCAGCTCACCGGCGTCGAGGGGTACACGGAAAGCACCGCGACGGGGCTCATCGCGGGCATCAACCTGGCGCGCATGCTGGAAGGGCAAGACCCCGTCGTCCCTCCGCCGACCACCATGCTCGGCGCCCTCTACCGCTATTTGCGCGAGGCCGATCCCAAGCACTTTCAGCCGATGAACGCCAACTTCGGGCTGGTCGAAGAATTGGGCGAGCGGGTGAAGGACAAGCGGATAAAGCGCGAGAAAATCGCCGAGCGGGCGCTCGCCGAGATGCAGTCCTTCGCGGGTCAGGTTGCGTGAACGGCGACGTTCGCGACTACCTCGACCACTTGGCGAAAGAGCGCGACGTCTCGCCGAACACCGTTCGCGCCTACACGCGCGACCTCGCGGACTTCGTCGAATTTCTGACGCGCTACTATGGCGGCGCCGAGTGGAGCTGGCAGGGCGTCGATCGCCTGGCGATGCGCGGGTTCCTTGGCCACCTCTCTCGCCGCGGCCTCGGCAAGCGATCGATGGCGCGCACGCTCTCCGCCGTGCGCAGCTTCTATAGATATCTTCATCGTAACGAGATCGTGGACACCAATCCGGCGCGCGCCGTCGGTGCGCCCAAATTGGAGAAATACCTCCCGGGCTATCTCGATCGCGCGCAGATCGATCTGCTCTTTCAGATGGCCGAAGCGCGCGCGTGGGAAGGAAAGTTCGTCGACGTGCGCAACCTTGCGATCCTCGAGCTCTTTTACTCTACGGGAATGCGTCTGTCGGAGCTGCAGTCGCTGAGCCGCGGCGATCTCGACATGGTGACGCAGCAGGTGAAGGTGCGAGGGAAGGGCAGAAAGGAACGGATCATCCCCGTCGGCGATCACGCCGTGCTCGCATTACGAAACTATGAAGCGAAGCGCGACGAGCTGCTGCGGTCGCTTGGGCCGAAGGCCGATCGATCGGCGATTTTTCTCGGCCGGACCGGACGGCGCATCGGCGTCCGCGCGGTGCAAAAGGTCGTCGGTGCGTTCCTCGAGCAGATTGACGAGGACGCCGGGCTCAGCGTGCACTCGTTGCGCCACACCTTCGCCACGCATCTCCTCGACGCCGGGGCCGATTTGCGCGCCGTGCAGGAATTGCTGGGTCATGCATCGATCTCGACGACCCAGATCTACACACACACCAGCATCGAGCGGCTGAAGCAGGTTTACCAGAAGGCTCATCCACGAGCGTGATCGGGCGTGAATTCTGCCTAGCTCGGTAGCATGGGTAGCGTGCTCCAGCTGGAGACCATTCCGCTCGTCCTCGGCGTCCTCGTCGGACTGCTCGGCCTTGGGCTGATATTCGATGCATGGACTCCCGACGAGATCATCGTAAAGCGCGAGCGCCGCCGGCGTCCGCGTGCCGAGCGCAGCCGTGGTGGCGAGACGATGATTGGGCTTGGCGTACTGGCGATGGCGGCTGCATTTGCCGGGCGCGACACGTGGCGCTACTCCGTCGTCGCCGTGATCGCGGGGACCGTCATGCTTCTCTTGGGCGTGATCGCGAATCGCCGGTACCTGGCAGAGGCCATCTTGCACCGCGGGTCGCTCCGCCGGCGTCCGCCGACGGGTGCCCCACAGCAGCGTACGCCGCCAGACACAGTTTGAGATTTTGCGTGCAAGGTAAATCAAGCGCTTGAGTTCCAAGGTCTTCGTGCCGACGATGGAAACCAACAGTCCGCGACGCTGCGTCTGTGTGTTGAGTGACCGGGTGAACGACCGATCATCCGCCAGTTGAGCCAGGCAAGCGTCAAGGACGGCGTCGAGCAGTAGCACCCGCTCCGCCCGACGTCGCCTGCGAGTCCAGCCACCAGCGGTCCGCCGGAAAAGAGCAGTGGTTCCACCCATCCGAATGCGTTCGGGGGTTCGCGCACATCCGGCGGCTTCCTCGTAACGCGGCGTTTGTCGTTACCGCACAATTCCCATCACAGGATCTTCTTTATGACAGCAACACC belongs to Gemmatimonadaceae bacterium and includes:
- the trmFO gene encoding methylenetetrahydrofolate--tRNA-(uracil(54)-C(5))-methyltransferase (FADH(2)-oxidizing) TrmFO codes for the protein MTSPIHIVGGGLAGSEAAWQLAERGYDVVIHEMRGVRGTPAHKTDRLAELVCSNTFKSTETSNAHGLLKAEMRLLGSVVLTAADEARVPGGSALTVDRDVFSAGVHARLTSHPRVTVAREEMTELPNPGIIATGPLTSDALAAAIRARLGLESLAFYDAIAPIVSRESIDDSIVFRASRYGKETMDDAGEEGAYLNCPFTREQYEAFLDALIAADQHHGHEFDEVPYFEGCMPAEEMAKRGRETLRFGPMKPVGLRDPRTGRDAHAIVQLRMEDRAGQMWNIVGFQTRLRIPEQQRVFRLIPGLENAEFLRFGSIHRNSYINSPASLSSHLALRDAPTTLFAGQLTGVEGYTESTATGLIAGINLARMLEGQDPVVPPPTTMLGALYRYLREADPKHFQPMNANFGLVEELGERVKDKRIKREKIAERALAEMQSFAGQVA